ACGCGAAGTCCATGAAGAAGTACACCAATAGGTAGTATCCATCTAAGGCAAAAATATAACAAATGAACACATAACAAGTAGATATGTGAGCTAGACGAGTTATAGATTAGAGATAAACTGAACACACCTTAGGCACTAGAGTATCTAGCCCAAACAAGCTAGCTACACATCACACTACAATGAACAGTATCACTCATGGTACCAGCTCATAGGTGATAGGTCCTGGTCAAAAATTAGCCTATATATTAACATGTATCATAGTTTAAATAATAAAGAAAATTTGAACAATATAATATCATAGCTGATACAAGCTATTGTTAAATAACTATAATACGTCAATCTCCGATAAACAACACTCAATATCATATAACTATGACTGCGCACACGCTAATCGGGATGCAGGACTCTCCATTAATTCTACAGCCAGTAGCTCCAGAGGAGGACAGCCTGCAATCACATAATGCGAGTATATGACAAAGGCGGGCTCCTCAAGGTTATCCATGAGTGGCCGGGGTTCTAAGGGGGCTGCGTGTAGGGAGTAGCCTGTCTCGTATATTCTAGCCCCTGGAAGTACTGCAGATGTTAAATTAATAGCGATACATATTAGCTTTAATTGTTATAGGTAAGCTATATTGCTTAAATTTATTTGTCATTCTTTACGGTCCTCTGGACTGTACGAGAGCTAGCCCAGGGGAGCCCCGGCTACGTGGCAGTCTACCGTGGGGTAATACCCAGGGTGTGATTTGGCTGGGGCTTGAAGGCCCTGGAGGCTCTAAAGTGTCTGGCCCTTGCAGTACTATGGCCTGGTGATGGATTCTCCGGGTTCTGGAGGGGTTTGCCTCGTCGTGGGCTGGGACAGCGTGGTGATGTATGGGTGGGGTCTTCGGGGCATGGTCGAGTTAACTCCCGGTTAACTTCACCGCCAGTAGATTTAACCACCCCCGGTGGATTCGAAAGTACCGGGGGCCCGGCCCGGGGGGCTGGCCGTCGCCACGGGGAACCCGGAGCCCCGCAGATACGTGGCTCCTGGAACGTCCTAGCACGGGGGACGGGGCCGAGCTTGGTGCGGGTGGGCTCTAGGCTCTACTGTTCCTGCCTGGCTATTTCCCGGGCGTAGCGTGGTGGTGTGAGAACCTCTATCTGGAGCCTGGCTAGGCTGTCTAGGTCGTAGTTCCTGAGGTTCCACGAGAGCAGTATGACCCTCGGGTAGCGCTCCCGGAGGAGAAGGGCTGATGCGACGAAGAAGGCGTCGTCGAGGTCTCTAACGTACCTTGTTGCCTCGTGTAGGTACCCTTGTATCTCCTCGGTGCTTATCCGCCTAGCGTCTGATAGGAGGAGTCTTACAGCGTCGCGGAGGCTCTCAGGGTCTACGTGGGTTCTACTGGCTAGCTCCTCTAGGTGCTCCTCTACTTCTTCTAGCAGGACCTGCGGATAGTATGTTGGCCTTGTCCTGGAGACTAGGAGTATGAGCCTCCGCGTGAACCCGTTCCGTAGGAGCCCGGCTATGACTGTGTTAGTATCGAGGACAATCGCTTCCTCAGACCCTCCCTCACCCTTTCTTCGAGCCACTCGGCCTCCTCCTCGTCGAGGCCCCCATTCGGTAGCAGTTGTTCGATCAACACGAGCTTCGTGGCGACGACTACGAGGTCCTCCTCTGATAGGCCGAGCTTCTCTGCCGCTCTACTCACCTCGTCAGGTAGTGTGACTCTGACTGTTCTCGCCACAGCAGAGCCCCATTCTATGGCCTAGTAGGCTCTCCTCGCTTAATTATGCTTCTATGGACGCCGATTGACCCACTGGGGGTGTCCCTAACGCTATATAGTGCTTCCGCGGTAAGAGCTTGATCTAGAGCGCTGGGCCCAGAGGCTACACAGTGTGCTGTAGACCCTCATGGCGGGGTGCCGTGCTTGGCCGGGGAGCACTTGATGTACACGGTTCTCGCGGAGTACTACGACTACATTTACGCCCGCTACCTCGAGCAGGTGCCGTCAATCATAGACGCTGTAGAGGAGCTGTTCCGGAGGCACGCCCGGGGCGCGGTTAGGAGGGTTCTCGACCTCGCCTGTGGCACGGGCAGTCCCACGCTCGAGCTCGCGAGGAGGGGCTACAGTGTAACCGGGGTGGACCTCCACGGCGAGGTCCTGAAGGTTGCCCGGCGGAAGGCGGAGAGGGAGGGGCTGAGGGTCGAGCTAGTCCAGGCCGATATGCGGGAGCTGGATCTGCCACGTAGGGACTACGATGCTGCTACGGTGTTCTTCTCTAGCATCCAGTACGTGGGCTCCTACGGCGAGCTGGTCGGTGTCCTGGAGAGGATTAGGGCTCACCTGAGGCCTGGAGGAGTCCTAGTCTTCGATGCTATGAATCCTCTGGCGGTGGACGCTTCTAGGCAGGTTGTGTGGGACGCGCCTGGCCCCAGGGGCGAGCACCTATTCATGGTGGACTACAGGGATGTTGACCCGTTCAAGCAGGTGATGAGGTTCAAGCGCCTCATAATGGTCCTGGACGGCAGGGGAGGAGCGAGAACGTATCTCGTTGACGACGAGGTGTACCTCTACACGCCTAACGAGTACCGGCTAGCCCTACGGGAGGCAGGGTTCCGTGAAGCCCACCTCTACCAGGGATACGGCGATGTAAACGGAGAACCCAACCCCAGGAGGATAGTGGCTGTCGCCACAGCCTAGAAGCCGGGCCCCCGGGATATAGTAGGAGTTGCCATGATAGTTGTTAACAGTGGGAGGAGCCGGCATGGCGAGTCTGTCTTGCAGGCTTGTAGCTGTACTCTCTGCAGCTGTCATAGTGCTGCCGTGGCTGGTGATAGCCTTCTCGTGGAGCCTTAACCCGTGGTTTGACCCGCTACGGGGCGCCTTTAGCGACCTCGGCTCCCCCAGGGCGCATCTCCCCTGGGTGTTCAACCTGGGTATGATAGTTTCCGGGCTTCTGGTGATGCTACTGGGCCTCACAGTCTATCGTGTCTCGGTGTTGAGGCTTGAGGCGGCTGGAGCAGCTCTCCTATCGGAGGCGGGAGTCTTCCTGGCTCTTGTAGGCATGTTCCCTGAGGGAACTAAGCCCCACAGCTTCGTAGCAGCGTGGTTCTTTCTCCAGCTATACACGTCCTACGTAGTGCTGGGTATGGCGCTATACCGGAGGGGGCTGGAGAAGCGTGGCCGGGCTCTGGCGCTGATAGGCGTGCTAGCGCCCCTTCTCGCAGTGTTAGTCGAGTACACTATGGGGTGGCCTTCCATAGCAGTTCTCGAGACTTATGCAGTACTCGCTGCTGATGCTGGTGCAGCAGTTCTGGCAGCGGCTTACCGGTGCACGGTTGTATAGGTGCTCTTTCGCGGGCGGAGGAGAACATTAGAACGCCGGGCGCTAAGGCATCTGCTATGAGATTTGAGGAGCTGAGAAAGGGGGTGGATGGTAATGGTGCGTGTCATAGACCTGCGAGGCGGTGATTACGGGTGCCGTACGAGTCCCATAGTACTACTAGTGGATCATATTTCGAGGATAAAGACGAGTGGTGAGCGGGGCCAAGAGTACGAGTTCCTACTCGACAGCGACATGGCGCCGCGTAGCCTCGTCCTAGAGTACATCGAGCGTAGTGGTCTAGAAGTGGTAGAGGTACGGGAGGAGGACAAGACGCTCCGGATAAGGGTCAAGTACTAGCCCAGAAGCGGGGACACCATCACCTGGCCTGGGCGCCTCTACACCTAGAACCCCCAGTCACGTTTCTAGGCCAACGACGGTACTGGGGGAGCATCTGGTGGCGCAGCAGGGCGAAGTCGTGGACCTACGTGGCAAGATATGCCCGGAGCCCTACGTACGGGCCATGAAGCTCCTAGAGCAGGCTCCGAAGGGCTCGGTGCTAAGGATAGTAATGGACTCCTGGCGCCGCGTGATAATGCTTGTCTCAGCCGTTAAAGCGCTTGGTATGAAGGTGGATGTAGCTAAGCATGACGAGAAGAGCTTTCTAATAACGATAGAGAAGAGCGTTGAGGAGAAGAAGGAGAAGAGCTAGATGCCTTCTAAGGCCCCGGTGCTAATGCTAAGGCGGGCAGCGTAGCCGGTTCCTGGGCGGCGAGTCGCGCTCGGGACGGTTGGTGACCCTCTTCTCTATCTCGCGGCGGAACTGCTCCACAATCTCCTCGAGCACGTGAGCCTGCCCGTTCACTGCGGCGCGGTGAGCGTAGACTATCATGGGGCGTAGCAGCTTCTTGACCAGGCTCTGGGCGAAGTCCCCCGTGGCCGTCAGCGCGGCGCCGTCGACGCCCAAGCCCCGTAGCCTGCCGTGTAGCTCCTGGAGCTCCTCCTCCACGACGCGGCCCGCATACTCCATCATAACCGCTATGGCCTCGTCAGCGGCCCTCCTCATCCAGGCCTTCCGGAAGAGGGCGAGCTGCTCCTCTACTATCCTCTCCGCCTTTGGGACCTCCTGGCGGCGACGCTCCAGGGTCTTTTGTATCACCTTCTCGAGGCCCTGGAGCCCTATGTAGCCGAGGTGGCTGGGCACCGGTAGCTCCACAGCCGAGGGGTTTGAGACGTCTACTACCAGTGCACCGTGCTTCATCCTCTCTAGCAGATCCCGGGTGAGTAGAGGCTTATCCACAGTAACAGCGACAAAGACGACGTCGGCATACTCTAGGAGCTCTGGTAGCTTGTCGAGACTGTAGGCCTCCCCGCTTACCTTCTTTGCCAGCCTCTCTGCTCTCTCATAGGTACGGTTGACTACCATTAGTCGGGCGCTGCTGCTCTTTTGCCGAATCAGGGTGGCTATTATTGAGCCAGCTTCACCCGCGCCTACGACTAGGACTCTTCTCCCATCGTAGCTCCCGAGAACCTTCTCGGCGGCATGCACGGCTGCTCCGGGCGCGCCCACGTTGCCGTAGGATATCATGGTCTTGCTACGTACTAGCTTACCAGTCTTAACGGCGTAGTGGAAGAGGAGGGACATGTATTTGCCCGCATAGCCCCGGCTCCTAGCGGACTCGTAGGCCTTCGCCACCTGGCCGAGGATCTCGTTCTCTCCGAGGATAGCTGACTCGAGGCCGGCAGCGACACGGAATAGGTGACGAGCCGCGTCGAGCCCCCGGAGGACGACAGCGTACTTCGCGGCGTCGCCTAGTAGGCTCTCCGCCTCGATTAGGAGCCGGGGCGATTCAAGCGCGTAAACCTCGAAACGGTTACACGTAGCAAGGATGACGAGTTCATCGGTATAGGGGTAGAGGCGCTCATAGGCTTGCTCTACGAGATTTTCAAGCTTCCCAACTACTTTGAGCGGTGCACTACGGTGGTTGATGGTTATCAGTATTAGTTCGTCAAGAGTCCTTGCCACGGGTACCACCAGCGGCTCTCCGCGGAGCTTACAGAGACAGCGCTGGCTCCACCATGCGGAGGCTTGTCCGGGTATAGATTGATAACCACCTATCCCCATTAAATAGGTTAAACCAGTCATGGGCGTGCCGGAGATATGTAGTTCTCAAATCAATCCCCAGTATTACACGATTCATAAGTATTTCAAACAGCATACTCGTATCCATCAATGGCCGTTATATCCATAAAGGGTTGCCCCCGAAAACTATCGGCGAGGAGGTAGGATAAGCCTTGCCAGCAGACCCGCTACTCGTCTTCGCTCTCCGCTATAGCAACGAAGGCCGCACGTGTATAGCACAAGAGCTTATACAAAAAGCCGAGCAACTATGCAACATGG
The window above is part of the Pyrodictium delaneyi genome. Proteins encoded here:
- a CDS encoding PIN domain-containing protein; translated protein: MARRKGEGGSEEAIVLDTNTVIAGLLRNGFTRRLILLVSRTRPTYYPQVLLEEVEEHLEELASRTHVDPESLRDAVRLLLSDARRISTEEIQGYLHEATRYVRDLDDAFFVASALLLRERYPRVILLSWNLRNYDLDSLARLQIEVLTPPRYAREIARQEQ
- a CDS encoding DUF998 domain-containing protein — encoded protein: MASLSCRLVAVLSAAVIVLPWLVIAFSWSLNPWFDPLRGAFSDLGSPRAHLPWVFNLGMIVSGLLVMLLGLTVYRVSVLRLEAAGAALLSEAGVFLALVGMFPEGTKPHSFVAAWFFLQLYTSYVVLGMALYRRGLEKRGRALALIGVLAPLLAVLVEYTMGWPSIAVLETYAVLAADAGAAVLAAAYRCTVV
- a CDS encoding sulfurtransferase TusA family protein: MAQQGEVVDLRGKICPEPYVRAMKLLEQAPKGSVLRIVMDSWRRVIMLVSAVKALGMKVDVAKHDEKSFLITIEKSVEEKKEKS
- the hemA gene encoding glutamyl-tRNA reductase, giving the protein MGIGGYQSIPGQASAWWSQRCLCKLRGEPLVVPVARTLDELILITINHRSAPLKVVGKLENLVEQAYERLYPYTDELVILATCNRFEVYALESPRLLIEAESLLGDAAKYAVVLRGLDAARHLFRVAAGLESAILGENEILGQVAKAYESARSRGYAGKYMSLLFHYAVKTGKLVRSKTMISYGNVGAPGAAVHAAEKVLGSYDGRRVLVVGAGEAGSIIATLIRQKSSSARLMVVNRTYERAERLAKKVSGEAYSLDKLPELLEYADVVFVAVTVDKPLLTRDLLERMKHGALVVDVSNPSAVELPVPSHLGYIGLQGLEKVIQKTLERRRQEVPKAERIVEEQLALFRKAWMRRAADEAIAVMMEYAGRVVEEELQELHGRLRGLGVDGAALTATGDFAQSLVKKLLRPMIVYAHRAAVNGQAHVLEEIVEQFRREIEKRVTNRPERDSPPRNRLRCPP
- a CDS encoding class I SAM-dependent methyltransferase, translating into MAGEHLMYTVLAEYYDYIYARYLEQVPSIIDAVEELFRRHARGAVRRVLDLACGTGSPTLELARRGYSVTGVDLHGEVLKVARRKAEREGLRVELVQADMRELDLPRRDYDAATVFFSSIQYVGSYGELVGVLERIRAHLRPGGVLVFDAMNPLAVDASRQVVWDAPGPRGEHLFMVDYRDVDPFKQVMRFKRLIMVLDGRGGARTYLVDDEVYLYTPNEYRLALREAGFREAHLYQGYGDVNGEPNPRRIVAVATA